One segment of Methylocella silvestris BL2 DNA contains the following:
- the tagF gene encoding type VI secretion system-associated protein TagF → MRCGLYGKLPSKRDFIAVSAPRAFLRLWEPWIEQGLAFGRARGSEEEWAEAFNSAPIWRFWLGPALCGEAFIGALMPSVDAIGRMYPLTLIGVASDKEEKVDPPDVDPRELWFASVEQLLLDALDPEAPFPTLLARLKTLCASPALDENAAALAGAFAQMRAELQDCAPGEASFWWTIGGPAFPPLVLAQIGMPPESAFADMLSRRPPDEAAQDAPLQTVTQPG, encoded by the coding sequence ATGCGCTGCGGCCTTTATGGCAAACTGCCGTCGAAGCGCGATTTCATCGCCGTTTCGGCCCCGCGCGCTTTCCTGCGCCTGTGGGAGCCCTGGATCGAACAGGGCCTCGCCTTCGGCCGCGCGCGCGGCTCCGAGGAAGAATGGGCCGAGGCCTTCAATTCCGCGCCGATCTGGCGGTTCTGGCTCGGCCCGGCGCTTTGCGGCGAGGCCTTCATCGGCGCTTTGATGCCGTCTGTCGACGCGATCGGCCGCATGTATCCGCTGACGCTGATCGGCGTCGCCTCCGACAAGGAGGAGAAGGTTGATCCCCCCGACGTCGATCCTCGCGAGCTCTGGTTTGCGAGCGTCGAGCAATTGTTGCTCGACGCGCTGGATCCCGAGGCGCCTTTTCCAACGCTTTTGGCGCGTCTCAAAACCCTTTGCGCCTCTCCCGCGCTCGATGAAAACGCAGCCGCGCTCGCCGGCGCCTTCGCGCAGATGCGCGCGGAATTGCAGGATTGCGCGCCGGGCGAAGCGAGTTTCTGGTGGACGATCGGCGGCCCGGCCTTCCCGCCGCTCGTCCTGGCGCAGATCGGGATGCCCCCCGAGTCCGCCTTCGCCGATATGCTGAGCCGCCGCCCGCCAGACGAGGCCGCACAGGACGCCCCGCTCCAAACGGTTACGCAACCCGGATAA
- a CDS encoding fasciclin domain-containing protein, giving the protein MKFNRSALAATCLAAALGFSATASAEMTKMVGGAAMYPSKNIIQNAVNSKDNTTLVAAVKAAGLVDTLEGPGPFTVFAPTNKAFNKLPAGTVETLLKPENKGQLTGVLTYHVLPGRITGQDLASAIKQGGGEATFKSVQGEPLVFSEKGKAFEITDSKGRMARIIIADVMQSNGVIHVIDEVLLP; this is encoded by the coding sequence ATGAAATTCAACCGTTCGGCTCTGGCCGCTACATGCCTCGCCGCCGCCCTTGGCTTCTCCGCCACAGCTTCCGCCGAAATGACCAAGATGGTTGGCGGCGCGGCGATGTATCCAAGCAAGAACATCATTCAAAACGCCGTCAATTCGAAGGACAACACCACTCTTGTCGCCGCGGTCAAGGCGGCCGGCCTTGTCGACACGCTGGAGGGCCCCGGCCCCTTCACGGTTTTCGCGCCGACCAACAAGGCGTTCAACAAGCTTCCGGCCGGCACGGTCGAAACCCTGCTGAAACCCGAAAACAAGGGGCAGCTGACCGGCGTTCTGACCTATCACGTGCTGCCGGGCCGCATCACCGGACAGGATCTTGCGAGCGCGATCAAGCAGGGCGGCGGCGAGGCGACGTTCAAATCGGTGCAGGGCGAACCGCTGGTCTTTTCGGAAAAGGGCAAAGCCTTCGAGATCACCGATTCCAAGGGACGCATGGCGCGCATTATTATCGCGGATGTCATGCAGTCGAATGGCGTGATCCATGTGATCGACGAGGTGTTGCTGCCCTGA
- the rsmD gene encoding 16S rRNA (guanine(966)-N(2))-methyltransferase RsmD — protein sequence MRIVGGQLKGRPLKGPGPSRAIRPTADRLRESLFDILGHAYGRPQEGSRVIDVFSGTGALAIEALSRGAGFALLVDQGAEALSVMRANIEALQLADRARVLRRDARKLGPAPDGERYDLAFLDPPYGNALAPPALASLLSGGWLAPDALVVIEEAAGAEVALPPGLNRVDARQYGDTQIVFAQCAPIQQRD from the coding sequence ATGCGAATCGTTGGCGGCCAGCTCAAGGGCCGTCCGCTGAAGGGCCCCGGCCCGTCCCGCGCGATCCGGCCGACGGCGGACCGGCTGCGTGAAAGCCTGTTCGATATTTTGGGTCACGCCTACGGGCGCCCACAGGAGGGCAGCCGCGTCATCGACGTCTTTTCTGGCACCGGCGCGCTGGCGATCGAGGCGCTCTCGCGCGGCGCCGGCTTTGCGCTGCTCGTCGATCAGGGCGCGGAGGCCCTGTCCGTCATGCGCGCCAATATCGAGGCGCTTCAGCTTGCCGATCGGGCCCGCGTTCTGCGCCGCGATGCGCGCAAGCTCGGACCCGCGCCAGACGGCGAGCGCTACGATCTCGCCTTTCTCGATCCGCCTTATGGGAACGCCCTCGCGCCGCCGGCGCTCGCCTCGCTTCTGTCAGGCGGCTGGCTCGCGCCGGATGCGCTGGTTGTCATCGAGGAGGCGGCGGGAGCGGAGGTCGCATTGCCGCCGGGCCTCAACAGGGTTGATGCCCGGCAATATGGCGATACGCAGATCGTTTTTGCGCAATGCGCCCCGATACAACAGCGGGATTGA
- a CDS encoding FAD-containing oxidoreductase: MSARFDAIVIGAGQAGPPLAERMTKAGMKVAVIERSRFGGTCVNTGCMPTKALVASAYAAHLAGRGADFGFAAGEVRVDMKAVAARAGAISARASAGVESWLRRMDNCVVYQGSARFESPGKVRVGADLLEADRIFINVGARAATPHMPGIDQISYLTNSSMVRLDVLPSHLAIIGGSYIGLEFAQIYRRFGAKVTVVEMAPRLVSREDSDVSAAIKSMLESEGVDFRVDAECIRFARRGEDILVGVNCLAGEPEIACSHVLLAIGRRPNTDDLGLDATGVAMDARGHIIVDDQLRASVPGVWALGECNGRGAFTHTAYNDFEIVAANLLDHDPRRVSERIEAYALYVDPPYAKIGMSVAAAKASGRRVLVGERPMTRVGRAVEKGETTGFMRILVDADSREILGAAIFGTGGDEAIHCVLDLMYAKAPYSTLQRAVHIHPTVSELLPTLLGELKPLA, encoded by the coding sequence ATGAGCGCGCGGTTCGACGCCATCGTCATCGGCGCGGGGCAGGCTGGGCCGCCGCTCGCGGAGCGCATGACGAAAGCTGGAATGAAGGTCGCTGTCATCGAGCGGAGCCGTTTTGGCGGCACCTGCGTCAACACCGGCTGCATGCCGACCAAGGCCCTCGTCGCCAGCGCCTATGCCGCGCATCTTGCCGGGCGCGGCGCCGATTTCGGTTTCGCCGCCGGCGAGGTCCGCGTCGACATGAAGGCCGTGGCGGCCCGCGCCGGCGCGATTTCCGCGAGGGCGAGCGCCGGGGTCGAATCCTGGCTGCGGCGCATGGACAATTGCGTGGTCTACCAGGGCTCGGCGCGCTTTGAATCGCCGGGGAAAGTCCGTGTCGGCGCGGATCTGCTGGAAGCCGACCGCATCTTCATCAATGTCGGCGCAAGGGCGGCGACGCCGCATATGCCGGGCATCGACCAGATTTCCTATCTGACCAATTCCTCCATGGTGCGGCTCGATGTTCTGCCGAGCCATCTGGCGATCATCGGCGGCAGCTACATCGGCCTTGAATTCGCGCAGATCTATCGCCGCTTCGGGGCCAAGGTGACGGTGGTTGAAATGGCGCCGCGCCTTGTCTCGCGCGAGGACTCCGACGTCTCCGCCGCCATCAAATCGATGCTCGAAAGCGAGGGCGTCGATTTTCGCGTGGACGCCGAGTGCATTCGCTTCGCGCGGCGGGGCGAAGATATTCTGGTCGGCGTCAACTGCCTTGCAGGCGAGCCGGAAATCGCCTGCTCCCATGTGCTTCTGGCGATCGGACGGCGGCCGAACACGGACGATCTCGGGCTCGACGCGACGGGGGTCGCGATGGACGCGCGGGGCCATATTATCGTCGACGATCAATTGCGGGCCAGCGTCCCCGGCGTCTGGGCGCTTGGCGAATGCAACGGGCGCGGCGCCTTTACCCATACCGCCTACAATGATTTCGAGATCGTCGCGGCGAACCTGCTCGACCATGATCCGCGCCGGGTCAGCGAGCGGATCGAAGCCTATGCGCTCTATGTCGATCCGCCCTATGCCAAGATTGGAATGAGCGTCGCCGCGGCCAAAGCCTCGGGGCGGCGGGTGCTGGTGGGCGAGCGGCCGATGACGCGGGTTGGCCGCGCCGTCGAGAAAGGCGAAACCACCGGCTTCATGCGGATCCTGGTCGACGCCGACAGCCGGGAAATACTTGGCGCCGCCATTTTTGGAACCGGCGGCGACGAGGCGATCCATTGCGTTCTGGACCTCATGTACGCAAAGGCGCCCTATTCGACGCTGCAACGCGCCGTCCATATTCACCCGACGGTGTCTGAATTGTTGCCGACTCTGCTTGGAGAGCTGAAGCCGCTTGCCTGA
- a CDS encoding DUF4126 family protein produces MSLYLLAFLIGVVAGLRSFLPLAATGLAAHAGLLSLQGGPLAFLGNAVVAYILAGLALAELVADKLPQIPNRKTPGPFVFRIVSGSVCGAAIGAQGGALVGGLIAGALGAVAGTLGGAAVRARLADAFGRDWPAALLEDAVAILIAVLVVKSA; encoded by the coding sequence ATGAGCCTTTATCTCCTCGCCTTCCTGATTGGCGTTGTCGCCGGATTGCGCTCGTTTCTGCCGCTGGCGGCGACGGGCCTTGCGGCGCATGCGGGACTGCTGTCGCTGCAGGGCGGCCCCCTCGCTTTTCTTGGCAATGCCGTCGTCGCCTATATTCTGGCGGGTCTCGCGCTGGCCGAACTCGTCGCCGACAAGCTGCCGCAGATCCCGAACCGGAAGACGCCGGGGCCATTCGTATTCCGGATCGTTTCTGGCTCCGTTTGCGGAGCGGCGATCGGGGCGCAGGGCGGCGCGCTGGTCGGCGGCCTCATCGCCGGCGCGCTCGGCGCCGTTGCCGGCACTTTGGGCGGCGCCGCAGTGAGGGCCCGGCTGGCGGACGCCTTCGGCAGGGATTGGCCGGCGGCGCTGCTTGAGGACGCGGTCGCGATCCTCATCGCCGTGCTGGTGGTGAAATCGGCATGA
- a CDS encoding pseudouridine synthase: MAPLVEKPRPAKAQADAAAPDAAPERIAKVIARAGACSRRDAETLISEGRVALNGAILISPAINVGPDDVILIDGAPLAERARTRLFLFHKPRGLVTTEHDPEGRPTVFDYVREHSPEAPRLVSIGRLDINTEGLLLLTNDGGLARVLELPATGWARRYRVRAKGSIDQPTLDRLRQGVTVEGVDYAQIEATLDRIQGANCWLTMSLREGKNREIKRVLEHLGLEVNRLIRLSYGPFQLADLEEGKVEEVRTRVLRDQLGAALAEAAAVDFVGPAGDALTPPPEEPAPRPPRQKSLRNQKAFRDEERPRRDSGPFRKAEGGGRPAGAGLLARRRGPDPAAFDPAQPRKNKPAPGPRKHISSLRAEASEPGAGRTRIERSETADRSGRAVAVERRVAAKVNFREEAAPRPKTAGPRPARESAERDRRAGRSQAREEAPPRLRDRAAADGGGRRRGPDRAGGAEDDRKKRESAGAGTEPRGKRATPARADRPPGGKAAPAKAFGVGRRDDDRPRDRSPRADSGEGARASAPRSTKDRSHPRGAPHRAGGRSGAAANADERESSVSARGPKRFEARAAKRRDEKSAAPRNKAARSERAGETARDFRKGAERAAGARGGKSAERSPRAGAKPSGPPRGKGGPGKGGPGRNAPGRGGPGGKGGPSKGAPGNSRPRGPSKRP; this comes from the coding sequence TTGGCTCCCCTTGTCGAAAAACCGCGGCCCGCGAAGGCGCAGGCCGACGCGGCAGCCCCGGACGCCGCGCCGGAGCGGATCGCCAAAGTCATCGCCCGCGCCGGCGCCTGTTCGCGCCGCGACGCGGAGACCTTGATCAGCGAAGGCCGGGTCGCCCTGAACGGCGCGATTCTGATTTCCCCGGCGATCAATGTCGGTCCGGACGATGTTATTCTGATCGACGGAGCGCCGCTCGCCGAACGCGCCCGCACCCGCCTGTTCCTGTTCCACAAGCCGCGCGGCCTCGTCACCACCGAGCACGATCCGGAAGGGCGCCCGACCGTGTTCGATTATGTGCGGGAGCATTCGCCCGAAGCGCCTCGCCTCGTCAGCATTGGCCGGCTCGACATCAACACCGAAGGGCTGCTGCTGCTCACCAATGACGGCGGCCTCGCGCGCGTGCTCGAACTGCCCGCGACCGGCTGGGCGCGGCGATACCGCGTGCGCGCCAAGGGGAGCATCGATCAGCCGACGCTCGACCGGCTGCGCCAGGGCGTTACGGTCGAGGGGGTCGATTACGCGCAGATCGAGGCGACGCTCGACCGCATCCAGGGCGCCAATTGCTGGCTCACCATGAGCCTTCGCGAAGGCAAGAATCGCGAAATCAAGCGCGTGCTCGAACATCTCGGCCTTGAGGTCAACCGGCTGATCCGGCTCTCTTATGGTCCCTTCCAGCTCGCCGACCTTGAAGAGGGCAAAGTCGAAGAGGTGCGCACCCGCGTGCTGCGCGACCAGCTCGGCGCCGCGCTCGCTGAGGCGGCCGCGGTGGATTTTGTCGGGCCGGCCGGAGACGCGCTGACGCCGCCGCCCGAAGAGCCGGCGCCGCGCCCGCCGCGCCAGAAATCCCTGCGCAATCAAAAGGCCTTTCGCGACGAGGAAAGGCCGCGCAGAGACAGCGGCCCGTTTCGCAAGGCCGAAGGCGGCGGCCGCCCGGCAGGCGCCGGTCTGCTTGCGCGCCGGCGCGGCCCCGACCCCGCCGCCTTCGACCCGGCTCAGCCGCGGAAAAACAAGCCCGCGCCCGGCCCGCGCAAACATATTTCGTCGCTCCGCGCGGAAGCGTCCGAACCCGGCGCCGGCCGCACGCGAATTGAACGCAGCGAAACGGCCGATCGCAGCGGCCGGGCGGTGGCCGTCGAGCGCCGCGTCGCCGCAAAGGTGAATTTTCGCGAGGAGGCCGCGCCACGGCCAAAAACGGCGGGCCCGCGTCCAGCCAGAGAAAGCGCCGAGCGCGATCGCCGCGCAGGGCGCAGCCAAGCGCGGGAGGAGGCGCCTCCGCGCCTGCGTGACCGCGCTGCCGCCGATGGCGGCGGGAGACGGCGCGGCCCCGATCGCGCCGGCGGAGCCGAAGACGACCGCAAGAAGCGCGAGAGCGCCGGCGCGGGAACGGAGCCTCGCGGCAAAAGGGCGACGCCCGCGCGCGCCGACCGGCCGCCCGGCGGCAAAGCCGCTCCCGCAAAAGCTTTTGGGGTAGGACGGCGCGACGACGATCGCCCGCGCGACCGTTCTCCGCGCGCAGACAGCGGCGAAGGAGCGCGCGCGTCGGCGCCGCGTTCGACGAAGGATCGTTCGCATCCGAGAGGCGCGCCCCACCGCGCAGGCGGGCGATCTGGCGCGGCGGCGAACGCAGACGAGCGCGAAAGCTCCGTCTCCGCGCGCGGCCCGAAGCGCTTTGAGGCGCGGGCCGCAAAGCGGCGCGACGAAAAATCAGCCGCGCCCCGCAACAAGGCGGCGCGAAGCGAGAGGGCCGGCGAAACGGCGCGAGATTTCCGCAAGGGAGCCGAACGCGCGGCCGGCGCGCGCGGCGGCAAATCGGCCGAGCGCAGCCCGCGCGCGGGCGCAAAACCGTCCGGGCCTCCTCGCGGAAAAGGTGGCCCCGGCAAGGGGGGCCCCGGCAGGAACGCACCTGGCAGAGGCGGGCCTGGCGGCAAAGGCGGTCCCAGTAAAGGCGCCCCTGGCAATTCGCGCCCGCGCGGCCCGAGCAAAAGGCCGTAA
- a CDS encoding (2Fe-2S)-binding protein, whose product MIVCSCNVLSDMTIKSAVDAMGGAVSPRTPTAVYKCLGCSPNCGRCFRTVRKIINEALDARRLGGHGHGSSAAHEHDHAECDPNCPGPCRADNDFSLDIAIGAPALPGDAIALIAAE is encoded by the coding sequence ATGATTGTGTGTTCCTGCAACGTTTTGAGCGACATGACGATCAAATCTGCGGTCGACGCGATGGGCGGCGCAGTGTCGCCGCGGACGCCGACAGCGGTCTACAAATGCCTCGGTTGCAGCCCCAATTGCGGACGCTGCTTCAGGACCGTTCGCAAGATCATCAATGAAGCGCTCGACGCGCGCCGCTTAGGCGGCCATGGCCATGGCTCCAGCGCCGCACATGAGCATGATCACGCCGAGTGCGACCCCAATTGCCCCGGGCCGTGCCGGGCGGACAATGATTTCTCCCTCGACATCGCCATAGGCGCGCCCGCCCTGCCTGGCGACGCGATCGCCCTGATCGCCGCCGAATAG
- a CDS encoding PP2C family protein-serine/threonine phosphatase, whose translation MKEISPKFECGAASDVGKVRLENEDAFLLLPERGVFAVADGMGGHEAGRLASSIVVEQLANVAEPASVADLLQRCRDRLARANARLLEIADERGGIVIGATIAAVLAWEGYYACVWSGDSRIYLVRQGKIQQLSRDHTEVAELIAEGVLTAEEAQTWPRRNVITRAVGVYHELDLEIAQGVLEKDDRFVICSDGLTTHVSDVEILDLVRLNPPQTACDRLVALTLERGASDNVTVVIARYAPMGSTIVFAQDGAPKARWTPR comes from the coding sequence ATGAAAGAGATTTCGCCGAAATTCGAATGCGGCGCCGCCTCAGATGTCGGCAAGGTGCGGCTCGAAAATGAAGACGCATTTTTGCTGCTGCCGGAGCGCGGCGTATTCGCCGTGGCGGACGGCATGGGCGGACACGAGGCCGGGCGGCTCGCAAGCTCGATCGTAGTCGAGCAGCTCGCCAATGTGGCTGAGCCCGCTTCGGTCGCAGATCTGTTGCAGCGCTGCCGCGACAGGCTGGCGCGCGCCAACGCCAGGCTGCTCGAAATTGCGGATGAGCGCGGCGGCATCGTCATCGGCGCGACCATCGCCGCCGTACTCGCCTGGGAGGGCTACTATGCCTGCGTCTGGTCTGGCGACAGCCGCATTTATCTCGTGCGCCAGGGCAAGATTCAGCAGCTTTCGCGCGACCACACCGAGGTCGCCGAACTGATCGCCGAGGGCGTGCTGACCGCGGAGGAGGCGCAGACCTGGCCGCGCCGCAACGTCATTACGCGCGCCGTCGGCGTCTATCACGAGCTCGACCTTGAAATCGCTCAAGGGGTGCTCGAGAAAGACGATCGCTTCGTCATCTGCAGCGACGGGCTGACGACCCATGTGAGCGATGTGGAAATCCTTGATCTGGTGCGGCTCAATCCGCCGCAGACGGCCTGCGACAGGCTGGTCGCGCTGACGCTCGAGCGCGGCGCCTCCGATAATGTCACCGTCGTTATCGCCCGCTATGCGCCGATGGGATCGACCATCGTCTTCGCGCAGGATGGGGCGCCGAAGGCGCGCTGGACGCCGCGATGA
- a CDS encoding serine/threonine-protein kinase codes for MNHAATFGSTRPIIPAGTQLNGIYEIDEPIAAGGMGEIYKGHAIQTGDIVAIKLIRSDLAEAEAAFALFRREASALHNLYHEAIVRYYVFTVDPVLERPYLAMEYVDGQSLSAMLRGGPLAFEAVYRLMQRIAAGLNAAHERGIVHRDVSPDNIIIPGGDMSRAKIIDFGIARSTRLDDEGTVIGAGFAGKYNYVSPEQLGLYGGEITPKSDIYSLGLVLAEALRNGPIDMGGNHVDVIEKRRAVPELGPIDERLRPLIEHMLQPNPDDRPASMAEVAAWKVGTVMPQRARIRAAPALPLPKQGMKVTFGRVTAVVGGLALIAVAAAIPTLYETLRPPQTVDRPAPVLQSDSAPPARAPKPSPPADDNPAALGRPQAAAAPADVSPVRPGLAPLNLATVEPDRVAPAPASDAATEVARRTSLAALTKALGQYDGGDCFFAKPVVLADNAPAIEGFGLSSAPFRSLDETLRQTAGREADIGVRQIAPGQCPAISFLNELRNTPAAPIKLDIATASLRAGQQISGSVAGSDGREASVLIVGDDGVARPAAMLRAARDDPPSFTARPGAELGGGKLQLVIAIAAAKPLPALKLTPAGAPAAKLFPQILAEAERSGLTLAATVRSFRIDR; via the coding sequence ATGAATCATGCCGCGACCTTCGGGTCGACCCGGCCAATCATTCCGGCCGGGACGCAGCTCAACGGCATATATGAAATCGACGAGCCGATCGCCGCCGGCGGCATGGGTGAAATCTACAAAGGCCACGCGATCCAGACCGGCGACATCGTCGCGATCAAGCTGATCCGTTCGGATCTCGCCGAAGCCGAAGCGGCGTTCGCGCTGTTTCGCCGGGAGGCCTCGGCGCTGCACAACCTCTATCACGAGGCCATCGTCCGCTATTATGTGTTTACGGTCGACCCGGTGCTGGAGCGGCCCTATCTGGCGATGGAATATGTCGACGGGCAGTCGCTTTCGGCGATGCTGCGCGGCGGCCCGCTCGCCTTCGAGGCAGTCTATCGGCTGATGCAGCGCATCGCCGCCGGGCTCAACGCGGCGCATGAGCGCGGCATCGTTCATCGCGACGTCTCGCCGGACAATATCATCATTCCCGGCGGCGACATGAGCCGCGCCAAGATCATCGATTTCGGCATCGCCCGTTCGACCCGGCTCGACGATGAGGGGACGGTGATCGGCGCCGGCTTCGCCGGAAAATATAATTACGTCTCGCCCGAGCAGCTTGGCCTCTACGGCGGCGAGATCACGCCGAAATCCGACATCTACAGTCTGGGGCTCGTGCTGGCGGAGGCGTTGCGCAACGGCCCGATCGACATGGGCGGCAATCATGTCGACGTCATCGAGAAGCGCCGCGCTGTGCCGGAACTCGGCCCGATCGACGAACGGCTGCGGCCGTTGATCGAGCACATGCTGCAGCCGAACCCGGACGATCGGCCGGCCTCGATGGCTGAGGTCGCCGCCTGGAAGGTGGGGACGGTCATGCCGCAGCGCGCGCGGATCCGCGCCGCGCCCGCGCTCCCGCTGCCGAAACAGGGGATGAAAGTCACGTTCGGCCGGGTTACGGCGGTCGTCGGCGGACTCGCCCTGATCGCGGTCGCCGCGGCGATTCCGACCCTTTACGAAACGCTGCGTCCGCCCCAGACCGTCGACCGTCCGGCGCCGGTGCTGCAAAGCGACAGCGCGCCGCCGGCCCGCGCGCCAAAGCCGTCGCCGCCCGCCGACGACAATCCGGCGGCCCTGGGGCGCCCGCAGGCCGCCGCCGCGCCTGCGGATGTAAGCCCGGTCAGGCCGGGCCTTGCGCCGCTGAATCTCGCCACGGTCGAGCCCGACCGCGTCGCCCCGGCGCCCGCCTCGGACGCCGCCACAGAGGTGGCCCGCCGCACATCCCTCGCGGCGCTGACCAAGGCGCTCGGCCAATATGACGGCGGCGACTGCTTCTTCGCGAAACCCGTCGTTCTCGCCGACAATGCGCCGGCGATCGAAGGTTTTGGGCTATCCTCCGCGCCCTTCCGCAGCCTGGACGAGACGTTGCGGCAGACGGCCGGCCGCGAGGCGGACATCGGCGTCAGGCAGATTGCGCCCGGCCAATGCCCGGCCATCTCCTTCCTGAATGAACTGCGCAATACGCCGGCCGCGCCGATCAAGCTTGATATTGCGACCGCGTCTCTGCGCGCGGGCCAGCAAATCTCCGGCTCCGTCGCCGGAAGCGACGGACGCGAGGCGAGCGTTCTCATCGTCGGCGACGACGGCGTCGCACGCCCGGCGGCGATGCTTCGCGCGGCGCGCGACGATCCACCCTCGTTCACCGCGCGGCCGGGCGCCGAGCTCGGCGGCGGGAAATTGCAGCTCGTGATCGCGATCGCCGCCGCCAAGCCGCTGCCCGCCCTGAAGCTGACGCCCGCGGGCGCGCCGGCGGCGAAGCTGTTTCCGCAGATCCTGGCGGAAGCCGAGCGCAGCGGATTGACGCTCGCGGCGACGGTGCGCTCGTTCCGGATCGACAGATAA